One Drechmeria coniospora strain ARSEF 6962 chromosome 01, whole genome shotgun sequence genomic region harbors:
- a CDS encoding formyltetrahydrofolate deformylase, whose product MAMTDDHILTLTCPDKPGIVHAVTAVFARHGHNILDLQQFSDPVSNRFFMRVHFGPAPDKSTTEHLTTPFGELAAEYGMTYDVRPTARKMRVLIMVSKIGHCLNDLLFRMKAGQLRIESTSESLTLAPQVPVIVSNHADYEPLARSYGIEFHHLPVTKETKTEQESRILELAQQHGVELIVLARYMQVLSPTLCSAMSGRIINIHHSFLPSFKGAKPYHQAYDRGVKITGATAHFVTADLDEGPIIEQRVARVDHSMDPKELTEEGSIIESQVLATAVRWYAEKRVFLNGVKTVVFA is encoded by the exons ATGGCCATGACCGACGACCACATCCTCACGCTTACGTGCCCGGACAAGCCTGGCATCGTCcacgccgtcaccgccgtcttcgcccgGCACGGTCACAACATCCTCGACCTGCAGCAGTTCAGCGACCCCGTCTCGAATCGCTTCTTCATGCGCGTCCACTTTGGCCCGGCGCCCGACAAGAGCACGACGGAGCATCTGACGACGCCCTttggcgagctcgccgccgagtaTGGCATGACCTACGAcgtgcggccgacggcgcggaaGATGAGGGTCCTCATCATGGTCTCCAAGATCGGACACTGCCTGAACGACCTGCTGTTCCGAATGAAGGCTGGCCAGCTGCGCATCGAG TCGACGTCCGAGTCGCTCACGCTCGCGCCACAGGTCCCCGTCATCGTCTCCAACCATGCCGACTACGAACCCCTCGCCCGCAGCTACGGTATCGAGTTTCACCACCTCCCCGTCACGAAGGAGACCAAGACGGAGCAGGAGTCGcgcatcctcgagctcgcccagcagcacggcgtcgagctcatcgtcctcgcccgctACATGCAGGTCCTATCCCCGACCCTCTGCTCCGCCATGTCCGGTCGCATCATCAACATCCACCACAGCTTCCTGCCCTCCTTCAAGGGAGCGAAGCCCTACCACCAGGCCTACGACCGCGGCGTCAAGATTACCGGCGCCACCGCTCACTTTGTCACGGCCGACCTGGACGAGGGGCCCATCATCGAGCAGCGTGTGGCCCGTGTCGATCACAGCATGGACCCCAAGGAGCTGACCGAGGAGGGCTCCATTATTGAGAGCCAGgtgctcgccaccgccgtgcGCTGGTACGCCGAAAAAAGGGTCTTCCTGAACGGCGTCAAGACGGTCGTCTTTGCCTAA